From the genome of Geobacter sp. SVR, one region includes:
- a CDS encoding VTT domain-containing protein — translation MNPTSIPAERAALRELREATIAGCSECGLCVRECSFLKKQGTPKDIAASFDPGNAASLSRPFECSLCGLCTAVCPERLELDALFLEMRREAVDRGCGEYPGHQPLVTYERLGTSRRFTLYRLPQGCTTIFFPGCSLSGTRPEGVNQVFARLQEGDPNIGIVFDCCLKPSHSLGREQYVSAMFEEMREYLLGQGVREVLVACPNCQVMFEKFGAGLAVKTVWEALAASGLQLQRTTGTVTVHDPCVIRYAEPVHGAVRTLLTRQGLTVEEMPHSGRTTVCCGKGGAVDMLAPELAASWGALRKSEAAGRRIVTYCAGCTQALGTHTPTSHLVDLLFAPARTMAGKTRGARTPFTYLNRLRLKKRYNIMKGTAVTRERTVAPEKEKKKRPFRSLIVALLLVAAVIGVHLSGATHYLQQEKLQALIGSYGALAPAIYILIYALAPVLFLPGLPLTVAGGILFGPFWGVVYAITGATIGASLAFLVARYVARDWVAAKLTGPKWEKLDSEVALHGWKVVAFTRLIPAFPFNLLNYAFGLTKIPFTHYLVATFICMLPACIAFIVFSSSLLGLIRGTVSPAAIIGIGLIVLVSLLPLLYRRFKARRNGNGTPPL, via the coding sequence GTGAACCCCACCAGCATCCCCGCCGAACGTGCGGCACTGAGAGAACTGCGGGAAGCGACAATTGCCGGTTGCAGCGAGTGCGGCCTGTGCGTCCGGGAGTGCTCGTTCCTGAAAAAACAGGGCACACCGAAAGACATCGCCGCCTCGTTCGATCCGGGCAATGCCGCCAGCCTTTCCCGTCCGTTCGAATGCAGCCTGTGCGGTCTCTGCACCGCCGTCTGCCCGGAGCGGCTCGAACTGGACGCACTGTTTCTGGAGATGCGGCGCGAAGCGGTCGACCGCGGCTGCGGGGAATACCCGGGACACCAGCCGCTCGTAACCTACGAGCGGCTGGGAACCTCCCGGCGCTTCACCCTCTACCGCCTGCCGCAGGGATGTACAACCATCTTCTTTCCCGGCTGTTCCCTTTCCGGCACCCGGCCGGAAGGGGTCAACCAGGTCTTTGCCCGTCTCCAAGAGGGTGACCCGAATATCGGCATCGTCTTCGACTGCTGCCTGAAACCGTCCCACAGTCTGGGACGCGAACAGTACGTGAGCGCCATGTTCGAAGAGATGCGGGAATACCTGCTGGGACAGGGGGTCAGGGAGGTGCTGGTCGCCTGCCCCAACTGCCAGGTGATGTTCGAGAAATTCGGAGCCGGCCTGGCCGTGAAAACGGTCTGGGAGGCGCTGGCCGCGTCAGGCCTTCAACTGCAGCGAACAACCGGTACGGTGACGGTTCATGACCCGTGCGTGATCCGCTACGCCGAGCCGGTACACGGCGCGGTCAGGACCCTGCTCACACGCCAGGGGCTGACAGTGGAGGAAATGCCCCATTCCGGCCGAACGACCGTCTGCTGCGGCAAAGGGGGGGCGGTGGACATGCTGGCCCCGGAATTGGCCGCTTCCTGGGGCGCCTTGCGTAAAAGCGAGGCCGCGGGCCGGAGGATCGTCACCTATTGTGCCGGCTGCACCCAGGCCCTGGGAACGCATACCCCCACCAGCCATCTGGTGGATCTGCTCTTTGCGCCGGCCCGGACCATGGCCGGCAAAACCCGGGGCGCCCGCACCCCGTTTACCTATCTGAACCGCCTCAGGCTTAAAAAGCGCTACAATATAATGAAAGGAACCGCCGTGACCCGCGAACGCACCGTTGCCCCGGAAAAAGAAAAAAAGAAACGCCCGTTCAGATCCCTGATCGTCGCGCTGTTACTGGTGGCTGCCGTGATCGGCGTGCATCTTTCCGGCGCAACGCATTACCTGCAGCAAGAAAAACTGCAGGCACTGATCGGCTCCTATGGTGCGCTTGCCCCGGCCATCTACATCCTGATCTACGCCCTGGCGCCGGTACTGTTCCTGCCCGGCCTGCCGCTCACCGTGGCGGGGGGCATCCTGTTCGGGCCCTTCTGGGGCGTGGTCTACGCCATTACCGGCGCCACCATCGGCGCGTCCCTGGCCTTTCTTGTGGCGCGCTACGTGGCGCGCGACTGGGTTGCTGCCAAGCTGACCGGTCCCAAATGGGAGAAACTGGACAGCGAGGTGGCCCTGCACGGCTGGAAGGTGGTGGCCTTCACCCGGCTGATACCCGCCTTTCCCTTCAACCTGCTGAATTACGCCTTTGGCCTGACCAAGATCCCGTTCACCCACTATCTGGTTGCCACGTTCATCTGCATGCTGCCGGCCTGCATCGCCTTCATCGTCTTTTCCAGCTCCCTGCTGGGGCTGATCCGGGGGACAGTATCGCCCGCGGCGATCATCGGCATCGGGCTGATAGTGCTGGTGTCGCTGCTGCCGCTTTTGTACCGGCGCTTCAAGGCACGGCGGAACGGGAACGGGACGCCACCCCTGTGA
- a CDS encoding sulfurtransferase, whose amino-acid sequence MIAMTRWNTVLVRNTLALFLLLAAIFFASPSVAPAADLGVIEAGALRSTPTKWVILDARPKSAWEAGHIPGALSFSWDNYTRTDEKGVQFSSFPPQELARILAGLGIDEKTPLVIYGDADKSWGGEGYDIWLFSWLGHKGPIRLLGGGIQAWNSLNLPLVKGEEKATAAKARYLVDLKPRYLISTEDIQQHRGTFTLVDVRSTLEWLKGRIPGAVHIPWDDFYTGKERRPLPAAELKKLLTKHGVDTSRPVVYYCTGGVRSGYAWMAHQLSGLSEAINYKGSWAAWEKRSGR is encoded by the coding sequence ATGATAGCAATGACACGCTGGAACACAGTTCTTGTACGTAACACGCTGGCGCTGTTCCTGCTGCTGGCGGCGATCTTCTTCGCATCGCCGTCAGTGGCTCCGGCTGCCGATCTGGGGGTGATCGAGGCCGGTGCCTTGCGGAGCACCCCAACCAAATGGGTCATCCTGGACGCCCGTCCTAAGTCGGCCTGGGAAGCGGGCCATATCCCGGGCGCCCTGTCGTTTTCCTGGGACAACTACACCCGCACCGATGAAAAAGGGGTACAGTTCAGTTCCTTCCCTCCCCAGGAGCTGGCCCGCATTCTGGCCGGCCTGGGCATCGATGAGAAAACTCCGCTGGTGATCTACGGCGATGCCGACAAGAGCTGGGGGGGCGAGGGATATGACATCTGGCTGTTTTCCTGGCTGGGTCACAAGGGGCCGATCCGACTGCTGGGAGGGGGCATCCAGGCCTGGAACTCCCTGAACCTGCCGCTGGTCAAGGGGGAGGAAAAAGCAACGGCCGCGAAAGCCCGCTACCTGGTGGATCTCAAGCCGCGCTACCTTATTTCGACCGAAGATATACAGCAGCACAGGGGAACGTTTACGCTGGTGGATGTCCGCTCCACCTTAGAATGGCTCAAGGGAAGGATACCGGGTGCGGTGCACATCCCCTGGGATGATTTCTACACCGGCAAGGAACGCCGGCCGCTCCCTGCGGCCGAGCTGAAAAAACTGCTGACAAAACATGGCGTGGACACTTCCCGGCCCGTGGTGTACTACTGCACCGGCGGCGTGCGTTCCGGGTATGCCTGGATGGCGCACCAGCTCTCCGGGCTGTCGGAGGCGATCAATTACAAGGGCAGCTGGGCTGCCTGGGAAAAACGGAGTGGCCGGTAG
- a CDS encoding extracellular solute-binding protein yields the protein MKPNRIVKFLAAALLVAVPVLAAQTTVIQYDCIPNYANWGGVTKAYQQKTGVVVPPDMKGSSPSMAALEAERNNPKADCVYYSGAIGYQAATKGLHDHYKPKGWDKIPAGLKDPNGAWWTVHTGHIAILVNTAALKGKPIPRSFADLLNPIYKGMVVYDDPRFNGTGFTFVAGISSVLGGKDLTAGFDYLKKLDANILKYNKDNIYNELLRGEVPIWINADGNGLKAKHVDKGSIEVVIPAEGTITMPLVMALVKGAPHKEEARKYLDWLLGSEAQSLMAESFFQPVMPVKLSPELQAKFPPKSAYAKAKVIPLDRMAAQADEIKKRWEKEIDGGR from the coding sequence GTGAAACCGAACCGTATCGTGAAATTCCTGGCAGCAGCCCTGCTGGTCGCTGTCCCCGTCCTGGCGGCGCAAACCACTGTGATCCAGTATGACTGCATCCCCAACTACGCCAACTGGGGGGGCGTGACCAAGGCCTACCAGCAGAAGACCGGCGTGGTGGTGCCGCCGGACATGAAAGGCTCCAGCCCCAGCATGGCCGCTCTGGAAGCCGAGCGGAACAATCCCAAAGCCGACTGCGTCTATTATTCCGGGGCCATCGGCTATCAGGCGGCTACCAAAGGGCTGCACGACCATTACAAGCCCAAGGGGTGGGACAAGATCCCGGCCGGGCTGAAAGATCCCAACGGCGCCTGGTGGACCGTGCATACCGGGCATATCGCCATCCTGGTCAACACCGCGGCCCTGAAGGGAAAACCCATTCCCCGCTCCTTTGCCGACCTGCTCAACCCGATCTACAAGGGGATGGTGGTGTATGACGATCCCCGCTTCAACGGCACCGGCTTCACCTTTGTGGCCGGGATCAGCAGCGTGCTGGGGGGCAAGGATCTCACGGCCGGGTTCGATTACCTGAAAAAACTGGACGCCAACATCCTCAAGTACAACAAGGACAACATCTACAACGAGCTGCTGCGCGGCGAAGTGCCGATCTGGATCAATGCCGACGGCAACGGCCTGAAGGCCAAGCATGTGGATAAAGGCAGCATCGAAGTGGTCATTCCGGCTGAAGGGACCATTACCATGCCGCTGGTCATGGCGCTGGTCAAAGGTGCGCCCCACAAGGAAGAAGCCAGGAAATACCTGGACTGGCTGCTGGGCAGCGAGGCCCAGAGCCTGATGGCCGAATCGTTCTTCCAGCCGGTCATGCCGGTCAAGCTTTCCCCCGAGCTGCAGGCCAAGTTCCCCCCCAAGAGCGCCTATGCCAAGGCCAAGGTCATTCCGCTGGACCGCATGGCGGCCCAGGCCGACGAGATCAAAAAACGGTGGGAAAAAGAGATCGACGGGGGACGGTGA
- a CDS encoding ABC transporter ATP-binding protein, which yields MNAFLEARGLGKNYGTVAAVHGFSHCFAAGKITTLLGPSGSGKSTTLAMLAGLTDPDAGSVLLDGTDITRRPAEQRDFGLVFQNYSLFPHLSVLENVEFGLRVRGVGRRERRQRALAALEKVHMVHLAPRRIHQISGGEQQRTALARALAFNPRVLLLDEPLSALDAKLRESLRGELWRLLNELSLTAVYVTHDQVEAMSLGHELIIMQEGRIEQAGAPLDVYRHPASPFVADFLGSANLLAGECISAPEGPRLRFLTAELPAPAGSAAGPCAVMIRPEDILIVPEGSGQLRAQVTSSLFLGSRASLTVACDGCPLTVDAPNDSIPTVGETVSLHIRPDRLRALRPQTLNS from the coding sequence ATGAACGCATTCCTCGAGGCACGCGGCCTCGGAAAAAATTACGGCACGGTCGCTGCCGTGCACGGTTTCAGCCATTGTTTCGCAGCCGGCAAGATCACCACGCTGCTCGGCCCGAGCGGTTCCGGCAAATCCACGACACTGGCCATGCTGGCCGGCCTGACTGACCCGGATGCCGGTTCGGTCCTGCTGGACGGAACTGATATCACCCGTCGGCCGGCCGAACAACGCGACTTCGGCCTGGTCTTTCAGAACTACTCGCTCTTCCCGCACCTGTCCGTGCTGGAAAATGTCGAATTCGGCCTGAGAGTGCGGGGCGTTGGCCGGCGCGAACGGCGCCAGCGAGCTCTGGCCGCGCTCGAAAAGGTGCATATGGTGCACCTGGCCCCACGCCGCATCCATCAGATTTCCGGCGGCGAGCAGCAGCGCACGGCCCTGGCGCGGGCCCTGGCCTTCAATCCACGCGTGCTGCTGCTGGACGAGCCGCTTTCGGCCCTGGACGCCAAGCTGCGCGAAAGCCTGCGGGGGGAACTGTGGCGCCTGCTGAACGAGCTGTCGCTGACCGCTGTCTACGTCACCCACGATCAGGTGGAGGCCATGAGCCTGGGACACGAACTGATCATCATGCAGGAAGGGCGTATCGAGCAGGCCGGCGCGCCGCTCGATGTCTACCGGCACCCTGCCAGCCCCTTCGTGGCCGACTTTCTCGGTTCGGCCAACCTGCTGGCCGGCGAGTGCATATCCGCCCCGGAGGGGCCGCGCCTGCGCTTCCTGACCGCCGAACTGCCGGCCCCGGCGGGCTCCGCAGCGGGTCCCTGCGCGGTCATGATCCGTCCGGAGGATATCCTGATTGTGCCGGAGGGGAGCGGACAATTGCGGGCACAGGTGACCTCCTCGCTCTTTCTCGGCAGCCGGGCCAGCCTGACCGTTGCCTGTGACGGATGTCCCCTGACCGTGGATGCCCCCAACGACAGCATCCCGACGGTGGGCGAAACGGTTTCGCTGCATATCCGCCCTGACCGGCTCAGGGCTCTGCGGCCGCAGACTCTGAACTCCTGA
- a CDS encoding ABC transporter permease, translating to MPRNAGFLFCLAVTAALMALILLPLLAVVLGSCVNVSLLGLSSDLWSGNRHELLDFSAFGYILEHYGDWAFFSLELALACVVICLLAAVPAGYAVVRHPFPGSGVLEELVLLPLSLPGITLSIALLSTYGELRGPLLVLAGHLLYTIPFMFKVVTATLRSFDVARLEDAARSLGASLFQRLFLVVLPNLRHAMTIGSLLVFAVSWGEFNVSFLLNRGRPQTFPAVLYDTYTNQSIQISSAATTIFLAIVIPALIAVQWLGDRETADLEQGA from the coding sequence ATGCCTAGGAATGCCGGCTTTCTGTTCTGCCTGGCCGTGACCGCGGCCCTGATGGCGCTGATCCTGCTGCCGCTGCTGGCGGTAGTGCTCGGTTCGTGCGTGAATGTTTCGCTGCTGGGGCTTTCGTCCGACCTGTGGTCCGGCAACCGGCACGAACTGCTGGACTTCAGCGCCTTCGGCTATATCCTGGAACACTATGGCGATTGGGCGTTCTTCAGCCTGGAACTGGCCCTGGCCTGCGTGGTTATCTGCCTGCTGGCCGCGGTTCCGGCCGGATATGCCGTTGTGCGCCATCCCTTTCCCGGGTCGGGGGTGCTGGAGGAACTGGTGCTGCTGCCGCTCTCGCTGCCCGGCATCACCCTGTCCATCGCCCTGTTGTCGACCTATGGCGAGTTGCGCGGCCCCCTGCTGGTCCTGGCGGGTCACCTGCTCTACACCATTCCCTTCATGTTCAAGGTCGTGACAGCCACCTTGCGCAGCTTCGATGTGGCCCGGCTGGAAGACGCGGCCCGCAGCCTGGGGGCCTCGCTTTTCCAGCGGCTGTTCCTGGTGGTCCTGCCAAACCTGCGACATGCCATGACAATCGGCAGCCTGCTGGTCTTTGCCGTGTCGTGGGGCGAGTTCAACGTGAGTTTCCTGCTCAACCGCGGCCGCCCCCAGACCTTTCCGGCGGTGCTCTACGATACCTACACCAACCAGAGCATCCAGATTTCGAGCGCGGCCACAACCATTTTCCTTGCCATCGTCATTCCTGCCCTGATTGCCGTGCAATGGCTCGGCGACCGGGAGACGGCAGACCTGGAGCAGGGAGCATGA
- the arsS gene encoding arsenosugar biosynthesis radical SAM (seleno)protein ArsS (Some members of this family are selenoproteins.), giving the protein MTFSDTVKKHGLLLERSQTTTLQVNVGLTCDLTCRHCHQQAGPHRPEQMSAAVIDEVIACARRLRFETADITGGAPELFPGLSRLVTALAQSTPKVIVRTNLTALARPEARSLPELYRSCGVTVAASLPALNPEQTEAQRGSGVWSASLDMLRRLNDLGYGREGSGLELILISNPAGAFLSPAQAQAEQRFHRDLERRHGITFSKLFTLANAPLGRFRSWLESSGNLTPYLEKLEAGFNPCAVEGLMCRSFISVDWNGHLYDCDFNLAAGIPLGGTRRHITELRELPQPGSPIATADYCFTCTAGSGSSCSGSTVP; this is encoded by the coding sequence ATGACTTTCAGCGATACCGTGAAGAAACATGGTCTGCTCCTCGAACGCAGCCAGACAACCACCCTGCAGGTGAATGTCGGACTTACCTGCGACCTGACCTGCCGCCACTGCCATCAGCAGGCCGGACCGCACCGGCCGGAACAGATGTCTGCGGCCGTTATTGATGAAGTAATTGCCTGCGCCCGGCGGCTGCGCTTCGAAACCGCGGATATCACCGGCGGGGCGCCGGAGCTGTTTCCCGGCCTGTCACGGCTGGTGACCGCCCTGGCGCAGTCGACGCCAAAGGTGATCGTGCGAACGAACCTGACCGCCCTGGCCCGCCCGGAAGCCCGCAGCCTGCCGGAACTGTACCGGAGCTGCGGCGTGACCGTCGCCGCCTCGCTCCCGGCCCTTAACCCGGAACAGACCGAGGCCCAGCGGGGAAGCGGCGTCTGGAGCGCAAGCCTGGACATGCTCCGCCGGCTGAACGATCTGGGATACGGCCGGGAGGGGAGCGGCCTGGAACTGATCCTGATCTCCAATCCTGCCGGGGCGTTTCTTTCCCCGGCCCAGGCCCAGGCCGAACAGCGCTTCCACCGGGACCTGGAGCGGCGTCACGGCATCACCTTCAGCAAACTCTTCACCCTGGCCAATGCGCCGCTGGGGCGCTTCCGGTCATGGCTGGAGTCCTCCGGCAACCTGACCCCTTATCTGGAGAAGCTGGAGGCCGGTTTCAACCCGTGCGCAGTGGAGGGACTGATGTGCCGTTCCTTCATCTCCGTGGACTGGAACGGCCATCTCTACGATTGCGATTTCAACCTGGCCGCCGGAATCCCCCTCGGCGGAACCCGGCGACACATCACGGAACTGCGCGAACTGCCGCAGCCGGGCAGCCCCATCGCCACGGCCGATTACTGTTTTACCTGCACCGCCGGCTCAGGTTCGTCCTGCAGCGGCAGCACCGTTCCATAG
- a CDS encoding sulfurtransferase gives MKSRAVITMLTAVVLSGSALLGGCGSSVESTSTTNAPAAVAKNVETFTTTDTLSADRQNILVVDVRSAALYNAGHIPGAIRNTVSINSTTPTATGSAGTLGLTQAEFIALADTLGITPSTKVVAYDTDNSSSVGRFVWTLLRYGHKNVAILDGGYQKWAAEGRPTETAANLPIPNATSYVVTNTADIDVSADYVLARINTPGIVIWDSRSVLEYIGYDLRTNPRGGHIPYAVSLDWTNLQQPTSNGVYVLKSPSEILELLQQHGITPDKEIIIYCQAGVRSSYTSDTLLGLGFTRVKNYTGSWGEWSAALKPDGITYKYPISTGTNP, from the coding sequence ATGAAATCAAGAGCAGTAATCACCATGCTGACAGCAGTAGTCCTTTCTGGCTCGGCACTCCTGGGAGGATGCGGAAGCTCGGTGGAATCGACGTCCACAACAAACGCACCGGCAGCGGTTGCCAAAAACGTCGAAACCTTCACCACTACCGATACCCTGAGCGCTGACCGGCAGAACATTCTGGTCGTGGATGTCCGTTCTGCGGCCCTGTATAATGCCGGGCACATTCCGGGAGCCATCCGCAATACCGTTTCGATTAACTCGACTACACCCACGGCAACCGGTTCTGCCGGAACCCTCGGCCTGACCCAGGCAGAATTCATTGCCCTGGCCGACACCCTGGGCATCACCCCGTCAACAAAAGTCGTTGCCTACGATACGGACAACAGCTCCTCGGTCGGCCGCTTTGTCTGGACACTGCTCCGCTACGGACATAAAAATGTCGCCATACTGGACGGCGGCTACCAGAAATGGGCAGCTGAGGGACGCCCGACCGAAACCGCCGCAAACCTGCCTATCCCCAACGCAACTTCGTACGTGGTCACCAATACAGCCGACATCGATGTCAGCGCCGATTACGTCCTGGCCCGCATCAATACCCCCGGAATCGTAATCTGGGATTCCCGCTCGGTGTTGGAGTATATCGGCTATGACCTGCGCACCAACCCGAGAGGAGGCCACATCCCCTATGCCGTCAGCCTCGACTGGACGAATCTGCAGCAGCCGACCAGCAATGGCGTGTATGTCCTGAAGAGCCCTTCCGAGATACTGGAACTGCTGCAACAGCATGGCATCACTCCCGACAAGGAAATCATCATCTATTGCCAGGCCGGGGTGCGCTCCTCCTATACATCCGACACGTTGCTGGGGCTGGGCTTCACCAGGGTAAAAAATTACACCGGCTCATGGGGTGAGTGGAGCGCTGCTCTCAAACCCGATGGAATTACCTATAAATATCCCATCTCAACAGGAACCAATCCCTGA
- a CDS encoding arsenosugar biosynthesis-associated peroxidase-like protein — METYYDPADLAKFGDIGKSAPELAEKFFGYYGAVFAEGALTQREKSLIALAVAHAVQCPYCIDAYTKDSLEKGASIEEMTEALHVVTAIRGGASLVHGVQMRKLAEKISL, encoded by the coding sequence ATGGAAACCTACTATGATCCGGCCGACCTGGCCAAATTCGGCGATATCGGCAAAAGCGCCCCTGAACTGGCCGAGAAGTTTTTCGGATATTACGGTGCCGTTTTCGCGGAAGGCGCCCTGACGCAGCGGGAAAAGTCCCTGATCGCCCTGGCCGTTGCCCATGCGGTCCAGTGTCCCTACTGCATTGATGCCTACACCAAGGACAGCCTGGAAAAAGGGGCCAGCATCGAAGAGATGACCGAAGCCCTGCATGTGGTCACGGCCATCCGCGGCGGCGCCTCCTTGGTGCATGGCGTGCAGATGCGCAAGCTGGCCGAGAAGATTTCACTGTAG
- a CDS encoding iron ABC transporter permease, which produces MPIRDSSCALPANRVGERRTVAPLLLCLPLLLLLLALLLRPLAHLLHQSLLLTDAPTAGITLHNYLEIAAVPRYRRALLWSLELSLAVAAGSTAICLAPAWLFTRYRFPGKRLMRGILTLPMTFSGMIVGFLMVIMLGRAGFVPQFLESLTGRPLLSGVGYQFPGLVLAYLYFEIPRATLTLESALAKLDSRLEQAARSLGAGHWQRFRLVVLPTIWPALLSTFAVTFSVSLGSFGVLLVLSIRRFTLLPLEIFTQYLAPPSDHGIAAAMSLTLLTIAFATGYGLRRLAGRGEIRHA; this is translated from the coding sequence GTGCCTATCCGGGATTCTTCATGCGCACTGCCGGCCAACCGGGTCGGGGAGCGGCGCACAGTGGCGCCGCTCCTGCTCTGCCTTCCGCTGCTTCTGCTGCTGCTGGCGCTGTTGCTGCGCCCCCTGGCGCATCTGCTCCATCAGAGCCTGCTGCTGACAGATGCGCCCACGGCCGGCATCACCCTGCATAATTACCTGGAGATCGCCGCGGTTCCGCGCTACCGCCGCGCCCTGCTGTGGTCGCTGGAACTCAGCCTGGCAGTGGCAGCCGGCTCCACCGCCATCTGCCTTGCTCCGGCCTGGCTCTTCACCCGCTACCGTTTTCCCGGCAAGCGTCTGATGCGCGGCATCCTGACCCTGCCGATGACCTTCTCCGGGATGATCGTCGGCTTCCTGATGGTGATCATGCTGGGACGGGCCGGCTTTGTCCCCCAATTTCTGGAGAGCCTGACCGGCAGGCCGCTCCTGAGCGGGGTCGGCTACCAGTTTCCGGGACTGGTGCTGGCTTACCTCTATTTCGAGATCCCGCGCGCCACCCTGACCCTGGAGTCGGCCCTGGCCAAGCTGGACAGCCGCCTGGAACAGGCCGCCCGCAGCCTGGGAGCCGGCCATTGGCAACGCTTCCGCCTGGTCGTGCTGCCGACCATATGGCCCGCCCTTCTCTCGACCTTTGCGGTCACCTTCAGCGTTTCGCTCGGCTCGTTCGGAGTGCTGCTGGTCCTCTCCATCCGCCGCTTCACCCTGCTGCCGCTGGAGATATTCACCCAGTACCTGGCCCCGCCCAGCGACCACGGCATTGCGGCTGCCATGTCGCTGACGCTGCTGACCATAGCCTTTGCCACCGGCTATGGCCTGCGCCGGCTGGCCGGACGCGGGGAGATCCGTCATGCCTAG
- a CDS encoding glycosyltransferase family 2 protein, with protein MTVPSVALIIPARNEELALPQVLERVPRKIGRVIVVDNGSIDNTAGVAAAHGAQVVHEPRAGYGSACLAGLAALEHDPPHIVAFADADGSDGVENLELLLQPLLAGETDLALSRRLPAAGMALSPQQRFGNWLATRLIRLFWRHDYHDLGPMRAITWQALKRLQMHDRSFGWTVEMQIRALKAGLRVTEIPLPYFVRIAGESKISRTMTGVVRAGAKILWVIGREALQT; from the coding sequence GTGACGGTCCCTTCCGTAGCCCTGATCATTCCAGCCCGCAACGAAGAGCTCGCGCTCCCGCAGGTGCTGGAACGCGTGCCCCGGAAAATAGGCCGCGTGATCGTGGTGGACAACGGCTCCATCGATAACACCGCCGGGGTCGCGGCTGCCCATGGTGCACAGGTCGTGCACGAACCACGGGCCGGTTACGGCAGCGCCTGCCTGGCGGGGCTGGCGGCGCTCGAACACGATCCACCGCACATCGTGGCCTTTGCCGATGCAGACGGCAGCGACGGCGTGGAAAACCTGGAGTTGCTGCTGCAGCCGCTGTTGGCCGGGGAGACAGACCTGGCCCTTTCCCGGCGGTTGCCCGCGGCCGGGATGGCACTGAGCCCGCAGCAGCGCTTCGGGAACTGGCTGGCCACGCGCCTGATCCGCCTGTTCTGGCGGCACGACTACCACGACCTGGGACCGATGCGCGCCATTACCTGGCAGGCCCTGAAACGTCTGCAGATGCACGACCGCAGCTTCGGCTGGACCGTGGAGATGCAGATCAGGGCCCTGAAAGCGGGATTGCGGGTGACCGAAATCCCCCTGCCCTACTTTGTCAGGATCGCCGGAGAGTCCAAGATCAGCCGTACCATGACCGGAGTTGTCCGGGCCGGCGCCAAGATCCTGTGGGTGATTGGTAGGGAGGCGTTGCAAACGTAA
- a CDS encoding sulfurtransferase, with the protein MKAAARFGWVVLVASVTLCMAVITGCGSSATVLTSAPETYKNSALLVSVDELAAGLNDVNLVVIDVRSATDYAAGHIAKAVNLTPGTFDKGGSGVDSSDLKTPADIATILGNAGISANSRIVVYGKTVDASAGRVFWMLEYLGAKDVHILNGGYDNWVGDIRATVTTVPVPTAATFVPAVDDTKLATKAIVLANYSNRSSYAIVDSRDATDPTGTKTGTMLPYSAKHIPNAINILNGDFLNADNAVKSYDDLKALLNGKGITLDKKVITHCYVGYRSGQEYFIFRLMGYDVSNYDGSWAEWNADATLPTEP; encoded by the coding sequence ATGAAGGCAGCAGCACGATTTGGATGGGTAGTTCTGGTTGCGAGTGTCACCCTGTGCATGGCAGTGATTACGGGGTGCGGCAGCAGTGCCACAGTACTGACATCGGCGCCGGAGACGTATAAAAACAGCGCATTACTGGTCAGTGTCGATGAATTGGCAGCGGGGCTCAACGATGTCAACCTGGTTGTTATTGATGTGAGAAGTGCCACCGATTACGCTGCCGGACATATCGCAAAAGCAGTCAACCTGACCCCGGGGACATTCGACAAGGGTGGCTCCGGTGTGGATAGCAGCGACCTGAAAACCCCCGCGGATATTGCCACCATACTTGGTAATGCCGGAATCTCGGCCAACTCCCGTATTGTGGTGTACGGCAAAACAGTGGATGCCAGTGCCGGCCGTGTTTTCTGGATGCTGGAGTACCTGGGGGCCAAGGATGTACACATCCTGAATGGCGGTTACGACAACTGGGTCGGCGATATCAGGGCCACGGTGACAACGGTGCCGGTGCCGACGGCAGCAACCTTTGTTCCGGCAGTGGATGACACCAAACTTGCCACCAAGGCGATCGTGCTGGCCAATTACAGTAACAGAAGCAGCTATGCGATTGTCGATTCCCGGGATGCCACAGACCCGACCGGCACCAAAACCGGGACCATGCTGCCCTATAGTGCCAAGCATATCCCCAATGCCATCAATATTTTGAACGGTGATTTCCTGAACGCCGACAACGCGGTCAAATCCTACGACGATCTCAAGGCGCTGCTGAACGGCAAAGGAATCACCCTGGATAAAAAAGTAATTACCCACTGCTACGTGGGATACCGTTCCGGGCAGGAGTATTTCATATTCCGGCTCATGGGTTACGATGTCAGCAACTACGATGGTTCCTGGGCTGAATGGAATGCGGATGCGACACTGCCTACTGAGCCGTAG